From Anas platyrhynchos isolate ZD024472 breed Pekin duck chromosome 16, IASCAAS_PekinDuck_T2T, whole genome shotgun sequence, a single genomic window includes:
- the CRKL gene encoding crk-like protein, translating to MSSAARFDSSDRSSWYVGPVSRAEAQTRLQGQRHGMFLVRDSSTCPGDYVLSVSENSRVSHYIINSLPNRRFKIGDQEFDHLPALLEFYKIHYLDTTTLIEPAPRYPSPPTGSGSAPMSTAEENLEYVRTLYDFPGNDAEDLPFKKGEILAIVEKPEEQWWSARNKDGRIGMIPVPYVEKLVRSHGKHGNRNSNSYGIPEPAHAYAQPQTTSPLPSVSNTPGAVINPLPSTQNGPVYAKAIQKRVPCAYDKTALALEVGDIVKVTRMNINGQWEGEVNGRKGLFPFTHVKIFDPQNPDENE from the exons ATGTCCTCCGCCGCCCGTTTCGATTCGTCGGACCGCTCCAGCTGGTACGTGGGCCCGGTGTCCCGGGCGGAGGCGCAGACGCGGTTGCAGGGGCAGCGGCACGGCATGTTCCTGGTGCGGGACTCGTCCACCTGCCCCGGGGACTACGTGCTCTCGGTGTCCGAGAACTCGCGGGTTTCCCACTACATCATCAACTCCCTGCCCAACCGCCGCTTTAAGATCGGCGACCAGGAGTTCGACCACCTGCCCGCCCTGCTGGAGTTCTACAAGATCCACTACCTGGACACCACCACCCTCATCGAGCCTGCGCCCAG GTATCCAAGTCCACCAACAGGATCTGGATCTGCCCCTATGTccactgcagaagaaaatttgGAATATGTTCGGACTCTGTATGACTTTCCTGGCAATGATGCTGAGGATCTTCCATTTAAAAAGGGTGAAATACTGGCAATCGTAGAGAAGCCAGAAGAACAGTGGTGGAGTGCCAGAAACAAGGATGGTCGGATTGGGATGATTCCTGTTCCTTATGTAGAAAAGCTAGTCAGATCTCATGGGAAGCATGGAAACAGGAATTCCAACAGCTACGGTATTCCAGAACCTGCCCATGCTTATGCTCAGCCTCAGACCACAAGTCCCCTTCCCTCGGTATCCAATACACCGGGAGCAGTGATCAATCCTCTGCCGTCAACACAGAATGGACCAGTCTATGCCAAAGCTATCCAAAAGAGAGTACCCTGTGCTTATGACAAGACTGCACTGGCACTAGAG gTCGGAGATATTGTGAAGGTTACAAGGATGAATATAAACGGTCAGTGGGAAGGAGAAGTCAACGGTCGGAAAGGGCTTTTCCCCTTCACGCATGTCAAAATATTTGACCCTCAAAACCCAGATGAGAATGAATGA
- the KLHL22 gene encoding kelch-like protein 22 isoform X2, with the protein MFAGGLREMEQEEVHIHGISYNAMCKILNFIYTSELELSVNTVQETLAAACQLQIPEVIKFCCDFLMSWVDEENILDVYRLADHYDLRHLSDQLDSYILKNFAAFSRTQVYRQLPLQKVYSLLSSNRLEVNYEFEVYDGALFYHYSPEQLETDQVSLMEPLKLLETVRFPLMEPQILQRLHDKLSPCPLKDTVADALMYHKNECLQPMLQSSQTQLRSEFQCVVGFGGMHSTPSIVLSDQAKYLNPLLGEWRHFTAALAPRMSNQGIAVLNNFVYLIGGDNNVSGFRAESRCWRYDPRHNKWFQIQSLQQEHADLSVCVVDNYIYAVAGRDYHEDLREVERYDPKSNTWEYVTPLKKEVYAHAGAALDGKMYITCGRRGEDYLKELQCYDPKTDRWEVLADGPERRAWHGMAALLGKLYVIGGSNNDSGYRRDVHQVACYRPSTDQWTNVCPLPAGHGEPGIAVLDNRIYVLGGRSHNRGIRMDYVHIYDAERDCWEDGPQLEDDISGMAACVLTLPRAILMETEKWFSEWHADRMKYHLDLPSEVMSVSDWEEFDNSSED; encoded by the exons ATTCCAGAAGTCATTAAGTTCTGTTGTGATTTTCTAATGTCATGGGTGGATGAAGAGAACATCCTCGATGTGTACAGACTAGCTGACCACTATGACTTGAGACATTTGAGCGATCAGCTCGACTCCTACATTTTGAAGAACTTTGCAGCTTTCTCAAGGACACAAGTGTACCGACAGCTACCCTTGCAGAAGGTCTACTCCCTTCTCAGTAGCAACCGTTTGGAGGTTAACTATGAATTTGAAGTTTATGATGGGGCacttttttatcattattcCCCAGAGCAACTGGAGACAGATCAGGTCTCCCTGATGGAGCCCCTTAAGCTACTTGAAACAGTTCGTTTTCCTCTGATGGAACCCCAGATCCTGCAAAGGCTTCATGACAAATTAAGTCCATGTCCTTTAAAAGATACAGTCGCAGATGCACTAATGTACCACAAGAATGAATGTCTTCAGCCAATGCTTCAGAGCTCCCAGACACAGCTGAGATCAGAGTTCCAGTGTGTAGTGGGATTTGGAGGGATGCATTCTACTCCATCCATTGTTCTCAGTGATCAAGCCAAGTATTTGAACCCCTTGTTGGGAGAGTGGAGGCATTTTACAGCTGCACTAGCTCCCAGAATGTCCAACCAGGGGATTGCTGTTCTCAATAATTTTGTGTATTTAATTGGCGGAGACAACAATGTAAGTGGTTTTCGAGCAGAGTCAAGGTGTTGGAG GTATGACCCACGACACAACAAATGGTTCCAGATCCAGTCCCTACAGCAAGAGCATGCTGACCTCAGTGTTTGTGTTGTGGACAACTATATATATGCTGTCGCAGGCCGAGATTACCATGAAGACCTGAGGGAAGTGGAGAGGTATGACCCTAAAAGCAACACTTGGGAATATGTGACACCTCTGAAGAAGGAG GTATATGCACATGCTGGAGCAGCACTGGATGGGAAGATGTATATTACctgtgggaggagaggagaggactaTTTGAAGGAGCTGCAATGTTATGATCCAAAGACTGACCGCTGGGAAGTTTTAGCAGATGGTCCAGAGAGACGTGCTTGGCATGGCATGGCTGCACTGCTAGGAAAACTCTATGTCATTGGAGGAAGCAACAATGACTCTGGCTACAGAAGGGACGTTCACCAG gttGCCTGCTATAGGCCCAGCACTGATCAGTGGACAAATGTATGTCCACTTCCTGCGGGGCACGGAGAGCCAGGTATTGCTGTCTTAGACAACAGGATCTACGTCCTGGGAGGCAGATCCCACAACAGAGGAATCCGCATGGACTATGTCCACATTTACGATGCAGAGAGAGACTGTTGGGAGGATGGACCGCAGTTGGAGGATGATATTTCTGGGATGGCTGCCTGTGTCCTCACTTTGCCCAGGGCTATTTTAATGGAAACAGAGAAGTGGTTCTCAGAATGGCATGCAGACCGCATGAAGTATCACCTTGACCTTCCATCAGAAGTCATGAGCGTATCAGACTGGGAGGAATTTGACAATTCAAGTGAAGATTAG